One genomic region from Euleptes europaea isolate rEulEur1 chromosome 6, rEulEur1.hap1, whole genome shotgun sequence encodes:
- the INS gene encoding insulin, with amino-acid sequence MGFWIRSLPLLALLAVLAPTASHAVPSQRLCGPHLVEALYLVCGDRGFYYPLRARRNIEESLANGMEALSFQPEDWKRGIVEQCCENTCSLYDLESYCN; translated from the exons ATGGGTTTCTGGATCAGATCTTTGCCTCTCCTGGCACTACTTGCTGTTTTGGCTCCTACTGCTAGTCATGCTGTTCCCAGTCAGAGACTGTGTGGGCCCCATCTAGTGGAAGCACTCTACCTTGTATGTGGAGATCGGGGCTTCTACTATCCCCTTAGAGCACGGCGGAACATCGAAGAATCCCTTG CGAATGGAATGGAAGCACTGTCATTCCAGCCAGAGGACTGGAAGAGAGGAATTGTGGAACAATGTTGTGAAAATACCTGCTCCCTCTATGACCTAGAGTCTTACTGCAACTAG